gggtggttatgactaccgcatacaactttctccaagaagaactttTTAGCCGCGTTCcttttaaattgaagcttgaaTGGGCATCCGGTCTTCTTAGAGAAAGTAGTCATCTTTCTCTTTGTCTTTGGTTGGTGCACGATACCTTTTTTTGTGTGAATTTTATGttttccactacactcgcaaaccatttgaaaggcaaTATCACTAGTGGTACTATTACAAACTATGATACGCTTAATCAACTTGCCTCGTTCTCTagcccacttctttgcatcttATTTGTCACcccatgtctcctcggttaaatagtgaaAGCTAGAATCTTGGGTGAGAATTTCatttgctaaaggttgttcatccattaggGGAGGTACATCAACGACCTGGACAAAAATATACCAACATTAGTCTAAACGaaacaacaaaacgaaaacaAATACACAAATACGGTTGGTAAAAAAAGAGTAAACACAAACCGTAACAGAGTTACGGTTCTTAACTGTAATCATATACAAACCGTATGTAGCATACTGTTGGTAATTCTTTATTCTTACAAACCGTATATCTAGCAAAATAAAATCTCAACACACAAGATATAAAATATCAACACACAAGATATCTTACGGTTGGACACGAAAAGTCCTTAACACACCATAACATACATACGGTTGGTATCTTTTTACAACTTATGAACCGTAGCATGTGCAATAAATACTGACATGCACAtgaagagttacggttggtaaccatagCACTCCATTATCAACCGTAAGCTACATATGGTTCGTAAAGAAATCAattttaccaaccgtaactggttcaataaACCCATAaataaaccagttacggttggtaatcgaTATTTTACGAATCGTAACCTGCACTTACGGTTGGTCCCGAGCTCAattccaaccgtatgttcttctgAAATGTTTATTGAAtcttttacgtactttagataattttgagcaacaaaaagctaatgggaactagtttagaagtatacctgatcATTTTCAGTGATGGGTTCTTCACTttcttggttaatttcttcaattggttgagattgaccttcatcttgggttaaaacatctctaccatctaacaaatactccatatcaggatctccatcaagaggtatgtagtacttgttttctctatcatatagagattcacccatttCAAATTTgcaactggaatcactcattttggttgagtgaatcaaaatctagggtttcacaagtttcacaaatatcacataagtttttctttttcttctcctctaaactttttttgttttttaactctaaaaatctgattttggttttgatttagagttaatataagtgaaattaatcaataacactaaacttgattatcatcactaaattaggttatcaataatgagggttaatttgtcacttccaatatttttttgataagggataccttgaatgatcatgtaatgaccctttttgtcctattagaatgccgcccctctaataaagtatgccgcccctataacaggctgctttagaaaaaagaaaaaaaaaaaaagaaaaaagaaacggcAGACCATCATTATGAAAAGCTAACACAAGAAATTGGAGAAATGGATTCAGTTCCATAACAACCATAATTACAAGGCTGCTAACGAGGGTACCAATTTACTTAAGGATGTACCAACCCAAAACAAATGATGTTTTGTCTTATTAGCATTTGTTACACCCCAAGCAAAACCAGTCCCCCAATTAACAATCTTGCATAATTAGACGACTCACGTACAGACGTATGAATATCATCCatgaaaaaagaataaaaataatgggAATCCCTTATAGTAATCCAGCAGTCATAGTACGGTGAGTAAACTCTGTGTATCTCTTTCTTGAACTCTTCAAATTCGGCCTCCACTGCTTGACGAAATGCACATCAACTCTTAGCTGCCGGTCCACAGCAAAGATCAACAGCATTAGTAACACCTGGAAATTTAGGATTGAGAACATAAAGCGAAGCCGCATAAAGAAACTTGATCTTCATATATTAGAATAGGCGCACTCTTCAACTTGCAATCTTTCTTCTCTTGTGATCATGTAACGCTTCTTCTTGTTCGACTTGATGATCCTCCAAAAACTGGAGAATACCAACTGAGTTCTGCTTATGGCGTGCAGAGAATAAACTCTCCTCGTAAGTATAGGCAAACAACCATTTGGGGTCAGTAATGTcatggatttttagagtttctgccCTTTTACGCTTTGGGTTATAGCAAACTAAGACATTGCTGCTACTTGTATTTCGTAATCGAACTCTTAGCAGAATTTGTTCTCCATTTCGTACATACTCCAACGGCCTGAAGTGGGCAAAAATTATTGCTCGTTGAGGAACGGTGAATTCTTTAGACCAAGATTCTGTCATTCCATACTCCTTCATAACCCATACATCACCGCGAACCCCCGGAATGATACATGTGATGCAAAGACACCCTCCCAACACGTCCACATATTTGCGATATCTGTTGTTATTGATAAATGGCCCCCGAAGTTCACGAATTGTCTCGTCTccaagatcaaagatcaaaagaaAGTAAAACTTTGGAGTCGTCTGTTAACCAGTGAAGAGCTCCGTTGAAGTACAATGGTGTTGGCTGTGATCGGCAAGGGATTATATAAGGGACGTTATGCAGAGCAGTACCCCACGAATTTGATGCTAATGAATAGACCTTGATTTGAGTGCCACGAGTTCTATCGACAAAGCTTTCAAACCTCACCAACTTGCAGTCCTGAGTCTTGGGGTCATAACCGAATCCATATATACACCAGGAAAGTGGTGTTTGGGATTGTTGATTTTCATCAACCAGTTGTAACTTGTGTACAATCTTGTGTTGTTTACTAGACGGATTCCAAAAGCAAATTAGGTTTGGCTGTGGACGTATGCAAACTAAGCCATTACAAGAACCCAGAATACCGAGGGCAGCCTCATACTTCTTATTATACTTCTTTTTATTGTAGAAAGGGTAATCGACAATCTCAACAGCCCCAGATAGTATTGAGTTATAAGCATCTATGGAATAGAGAACGTTTCCCTTACAAGCAAGAATCTTAATCGGATTATTGCTCTTCTTCTGGGCAACACAGTGCCTCTGGCAGAACTTTATGTCATCGAATAGCTGACGCCATGATTTGCACACGCACTtaaatctcaaaattgatttcactgGTAACCTTGTAAGAATATCAATCATGATATCTCCCGGGAGTGTCGACATCgatgatgataataataataatggagATTGATTGTGGTTTTTCTTTCTCTTGATTGTTTCTTCTTCGCAAACTAATGAGATGAGATTTCTGGATGATTGAACATCTCTTCTCTTatatactactccctccgttcctttttaataggttgattttgtttttagagaaatttaaagaaattaagagaactaatcattgaaagtggtcatcATGagtcatgacacttgtcaataaaagaagtgaagtgaagtgGTCTCATAACATTTGTACGCAAAAGAAATATACTGAAATGATCCACATGACAcgtgtcatcaaaagaagttaagagaaaagtggtcccaaaaaattaaagtaacatttgactttcccaattaggaaatcaGCCtaatttttgaaacatttatttataaaaaccagcctattaaaaaagaacggaaagagTATAAACTGGGGCGTTCATTTAAGGAAAGTTTCCACTTTCAGGTACGCGTGAACGAGTCGGTTCTATTGATAAAGAAATTTCCAATGTTGCTATGGGGAGCTAGCTGCCGTAAATAGAACCACAAATTTTCTCTTGGTAGATTAATTAAATGCCCCTATAATATTTGCCCAACACAAATACCCTCCCCAAAATAATTATGCCCTCCCCTGAAAAACACGGACAATTAGATTAATATAATGCCCCTTAATATAATTAAAGATTATAACGCTACAGTACTTCAGTAGCCGTTACGCACGTACATGATCTCTTTCTCTCCATCTCTTTACTCTCGTTATGTAACtacagaagaaggaaaaaaaaagtttgaataaaaaatcgaaagagaaaccATCGATCAAAACTGAAAAGAAATCGTCAATCTATTTAAATCTCAGTTATAAATCTCATTAGAATCATTTTTAGTTTCAACAATCAAAAAAATTGAGAAGAAATGATAGAAAATTAAGGTTTACTGAGTAGGAAGATCCAAACACAAGATTCAAACAGGTAAACACGATTTTCATCTTTTACTTACTGTTATTGTCGAAGATTTTGTTTTCGATGATGATTTCTTAAGGTTTTGATTTCGAATTTGAGTTTCAGtttctgaaaagaaaaaattgcatGTATAATTTGATGCCGATTACTATGATTTTGTTTGGGATATAATTAGTTTTGTattaattatttttgtttgatttcaaAGTTGCAGATGCAGTTGATAGAGGTAAGGAACTGATTTCAAATTATTCTACACTTTCTGTGTGTATTGATCAGTATACCAATAACATGGTTATACTCTGCATGATAATTATAATGTTGTTGTTTAGAATTGATAATTCTGTAAAACAAGAGAAGTTACAGTTGATATTGATGTTGATGTTAAACAATAGACtagggtcaacaacaggagttgattcCATATCATACCAATAACATGGTTTAACAATAGTAATTGATGcaatttatgggatcaacaacagaaGTTGATGTCATATTATAGCAGTAAAATGGTTCAacaacagaagttgatccatTAATATTATTGTTCTCTTAGGGTTCGTTTGGCACAAGAAGGAGTTCAATTTCTAGGTAGTTCAAACAACCTAGAAAACCAACTACCTAGAAATTCAACTGCCTCCGTGCAATATTTGTTGTTTGGCATCAAAATTGAATATAGGTGGAAAATAAGGTTAAGAATAGTTCTTACTGAAAGCAAGCTTTCACGAAAAGAGATAAGAAGAATCAAAGCTTTTCTGACAGTGTGAATCGTTTGAAATCAAGATCCGTTTGTGCTGAAATtatttgataaaccaatttggttTTCTAATCTGTTCGATTAGTACATACGAGAATCAGGAAATTAGAGAGGGGAAATGGTATATTATGGTTCATTATTGTACcgaaacaaaaacaagaagaacaCCATTCAATCATGAAATCTTCTTTTCTCTGGATTAGATTTACAATCCAGATTTAATTGGCTCTCAAAAAAATCTATGGTTTGGTATTTCATCAAAAGATGATTGATAAAAGTTTAATTTGctctgaaaaaaataaaaatctagggtttggtATTTCATCAAAAGATGATTGATAGAAGTGTATGAGAAATAAGAGAACTGAAATTTGATAACAACCCATGATGAAAACATTGGAACATAGTGTGATTTCTCGGATTAAGCTTATGGCTGAACACGAAAGAGAAAGGGGGAAAATggggaagaaggagaaaaggatgGAAAAAAAGAGAGGAGTTTGAAATCCCAGGATTTAGGTGTCAACTTGTTTTCCACTGATCGAAGGAAAATAAGTTCCCGAGAAAATGGAATGACCCCTAAAATAGTTGTGCCAAATACTCATAAAATCAATCACCTCCTCCAACTACCTCCCCCAACTCAACTCCACCATAAAATTTATGGTTCCAAACGCACTCTTAGTTCTTCATGTTAATGTTATTATTGTTCTCTGTGTTGTGTGAGTTTTAAACTAATAGCATGTTGATGATAAGTGTACAAATGAATAGTTTTACAGTTATTTGTTGaatgttgaatattgataatggTTCTGTAAACTTCAAATGAATAAGAATAGGAGTTGATGTCTTAGTGCTTGTTGTTGATGCTTGGTAGACAATAGTTGATGCCATATAACATGGTTCAACAACAGAAGTGGATGCCATAATGGGATCAACAATAATAGTTGATCACATAAAATTgaatcaacaataggagttgatcccattTGATGGTATCAAAAACAGTTGTTGATCCCTTTTTAGTAACTGTTTAACTGTCATTGTTGTGATTATTGAATAAATTAGAAGGCTGACTATATTAGTGCTGTTTGAAATAGATAAAAGGAACAAGAAGATCACCGAGGATAAATGCGAAAGTAAAGAATAATATGATTCACAACCTATCGGTGAAAATGTTTCCCCCAAAAGGAAGAGGGTGAACAAGAAGTTGTTGATGGAAGAACAACAAGAAACTCAAGAAGATGTACCAACCAAAAAGAAGAGGGTGAACAAGAAATTAttggaagaaagaagaataacGGAGAAAAATGATAGACCAACAAAGGAGATACaagaagatttagaagaaaaagaatcacAAAGGGTTGAGAAAGTTAGAGCAACAAAGCGGAAAAGGGAGAATAAAAAGAAAGCAAaggtagagaagaagaagaagattgaagaagaacaagtaagaaaaggaaataaaaaaatgGTAATTGAAGAATCAgaacaagaggaagaagaagattcagaCGAAAAAGAGGACGAATCAGAGGAGGAGGGAGAAGAATCAGAGGAAGAAAAAGTAAATGAAGAATCAAATGTGAAGCCGAAAAAGGAGCTCAAAGGTAACAATATAGATTTGTGTTTTATGCTGCAATATTAATGAAATAAGTTGTTtaaatattaaaaagaaatatgtCAATTTTTGAGTTTCATTTATGCAGGTAGGCCAAGGGAAAATGAAGTTGCATTTAAAGGAGGTCTCATTCCACTGGTTGAAATGGGGAGTTTTCTACACAAgatgtttgaagaagaagaagaaggaaatccgAAGAAACCATTCCTTGCAAACGCACTGAAGACAAATCCTTTCTGGGACTTCTTCAACCCATTATACACACCATACAACAACAATGTAGTGACTCCTAAATGGTTAGAGAGAATCAATCTAGCAATACGGCTGCTGCCTAGTGGATttgataaagaaaagaaaagttgacATTTGGAGATCCCAAAAATGAAGAGAATTATACATAGTGCTCTCTCGAGGCAAGAGAATTTGAgctgatcttcaaaataaaaagaatttcaTAGAGTGAAGAGTTCAGCAGGAAACTTAAATCAAAGCACCAAGATGAATGCAGGGAATTCTTGAATAAGAAGTTCATACcagagaaagagaaagattttCAGGATAAAATAAATAAGAATGAGGTAGAAAACAAACAATGGATTGCAGCTAGAGACGAGTCAGACCCAAAATATTTTGTCAGACTTTTTATCATGTGGTCATGTGCGGTGGTTTTCTTCCCAGATCCTGGAACAACAAGATTTGCGAAGAAATGGTTACCTCATGTTCTACAAATGCATGCAGTGTCATGGCCAGATCACATGGTAGATTATTTGCTTTCgcacatatcaaaacaaaaaggaaaaaaagggaTAGTTATTGGATGCACTTCAATGCTACCGGTAAGTGAAATTCATTTATTTCAAAGCAAAAATGTTTATAGTTGTACATAGCAAAATGTTCAATACAGTAAATAAATACCAACATCTTTTATTTCTTTGCATCCAGTATTGGTTCTGTGAACACACTGGGGACTACATCGAGAAGAGGCAAGGTTTTGAAACCAGAATTCCGAGATTCCTAAGATGGAACCAGCACACATTGTTCAATAAACTTCGgaatgaattttacaaaaaaggTGGAGCGAAAATAGACATGACTTGGTTTGATCATAAGGTATTTTTTCTCTTACTATATTTAAATTTACTAGTACAGAATACTGAttttttgtgtatcaacaatggtagttgatcccaacaaaatggatcaacaaccaaagttgacagaAAATTAACTGAAATCTACTGCAGCTAGGTATGATTATGCAAATTATTTTGTATCTGTGTATTTAAATTAGAGCTGGTTCAGATTAGGATTAGGAAAACAAGTTTGATTATAGATGATAGAGTTAAAGAAATGATACCGAGTTTCCATCTGAAATGTATTACACATTTAGTGTATCAACAAATGAAAGTTGATCCCCAatgaatggaatcaacaaccaaagttggcaCAAAAATCTGAAATGTATATTGATTTTCTGTataaacaatggaagttgattcccaatgaatggaatcaacaaccaaagttgacatcAGATCTGAAATGTACTCCACTTATATATTGCTGCAATTTCATATACGTCGCACCTCACTTGGGGGCTACGCCCCCTCGTGAAAGATATATTAAGGGTAGAATGTgagaaaaaatatattatttccCCCCCAAAAAAAATACTTTGCTCACTGTATTGCACAGTGGTTTGCAGGTTCATGAAGATTTTGTTGATACGGTTACAGAAGATGAGATGTATTTGATAGACCTATCAGCACCAGCACGACAATTGGAAGTTGAGAGGCAGAGGAATGAGGAGCTAATAGAAGAAAACTTGTTTCTTTAGTGTGAGAAGCAAGATATCACTTATCAGAGAAGGGGACAAACAACTAAATTGATGAAAAGCATAATCTTCATGAAGAATATTATTGACAAAAACAAGGACAAGATTTAGTTGCAACCTGCAGATGAACAGAGCCTTGAAGATATTGCTAAACAAGTGAaggaatggagagaaaaggaagaATAGGAAAAAGAGAGAACGATCCATCTAGAAACTTTAAATAGCTATTTATGAACAACTTCATCACCGATAATACAAAACCCAGACAATGCTCCCTGTCACTCAAACTAGCCAAGCAATTTTACTTTTCTACCAATGTCTTCTATGTAAAAACTTCCATAAAAATTAATTTCGTCAAGATTTAACACTCACAAAATTTCTTTAGAATCACCGAAGAGAAATTAAGAAAGATAGATTAAGGAGTAACCTTATTACTATAGTTAATTGTTGGTGAGACAAACTATGTCACTTCGTTAATTAAAATCTAAAAGATGATGCTGATCAGAGCACATATCTCTGAACTATGTTGAAAAGCAAAGAAACCTACATTGAAATCTCCGGTTAGATCTTTCGAAACATAAATAACCACATTATAAAGAGATAATCCCAGTGCGTTTCTTCCTCAATCCATAACtctttcttccaaaaaaaaagaaagaaaaaaactgatACAAAAAAGATCCCAACACTGAtacaaaatgatttttttttttttgaaacatctgACGCAGAATGATGAAAGCCTTTTATTCTTTTCCCCCCAGAAGACTTCAGTTCTTTGATCCTGGTAAACAACTGAAAATTTTATTGTGCTGAGCTGGTGTTTAATACTTTGCAAAGGTATTATAGTCCAAGTCACCCAAATAGTTTGGAACGGTCTCATTTAATGGGTTAATTACGATTTTTGCTCTCCTCGGATCATATTTTGCTCTCCttctaacaaaaatcaaaaactttAAAAACGTTCCCACTCAGTTCATCACTGAGAAGATGTTGGTAAAATTGGCATCCCGATCGCAGcggaaatcaggatcacaaagAGCAATTGGTGATTTTAACCAAATA
This portion of the Papaver somniferum cultivar HN1 chromosome 11, ASM357369v1, whole genome shotgun sequence genome encodes:
- the LOC113324252 gene encoding F-box/kelch-repeat protein At3g06240-like, with the protein product MSTLPGDIMIDILTRLPVKSILRFKCVCKSWRQLFDDIKFCQRHCVAQKKSNNPIKILACKGNVLYSIDAYNSILSGAVEIVDYPFYNKKKYNKKYEAALGILGSCNGLVCIRPQPNLICFWNPSSKQHKIVHKLQLVDENQQSQTPLSWCIYGFGYDPKTQDCKLVRFESFVDRTRGTQIKVYSLASNSWGTALHNVPYIIPCRSQPTPLYFNGALHWLTDDSKVLLSFDL